From a single Nocardioides panacis genomic region:
- a CDS encoding glycoside hydrolase family 30 protein translates to MNVQEGGRGAARSGLGRAAVAVAVVWCCLVAACTSTTREGSGSAPEVRAWVTTASGSEKLSDRGPVPFVTGRSGKPDIVVENGRRYQQFFGVGASITGSSAVLLDTLPDAVRSRVMRDIFQPGKGIGLSVLRQPVGSNDFSTSDFSFAPGRDEDHVLPLLQEAARLDPSLAVVLSPWSAPAAMKTTGSLVGGSLRPEDAGAYTDYLVGAARAYLDAGVPVRGLTVQNEPSFSPASYPGMTLDTEQQRTLLRDHVAPALRRAGLRLHLWALDDNFDRWPDADALLSDPATRQAVYGVAFHCYRGDVAALRELRDRHPRVAVSVSECSGGAWSGGFARELRYEARTMLVGAVRNGAAWLVKWNLALDPRGGPTHGGCQDCRGLVTVDPATGTVTPSPTYYAFGHLGRFVTPGARVIGATARSGSHLDTVAFRNPDGSHVLVVFNDGGSTRDVRVGTGDRTFGYRLPAGALATFTW, encoded by the coding sequence ATGAACGTTCAGGAAGGTGGTCGCGGCGCGGCCCGCAGCGGGCTCGGTCGCGCGGCGGTGGCCGTGGCGGTCGTCTGGTGCTGTCTCGTGGCCGCGTGCACGTCGACCACCCGGGAGGGCTCCGGCTCCGCACCTGAGGTGCGCGCCTGGGTCACCACGGCGTCCGGCAGCGAGAAGCTGTCCGACCGTGGCCCGGTCCCGTTCGTCACCGGAAGGTCCGGCAAACCCGACATCGTCGTCGAGAACGGACGACGCTACCAGCAGTTCTTCGGGGTCGGCGCATCGATCACGGGGTCCTCCGCCGTGTTGCTCGACACGTTGCCGGACGCCGTGCGCTCACGTGTGATGCGCGACATCTTCCAACCAGGGAAGGGGATCGGGCTCTCCGTGCTGCGCCAGCCGGTGGGCAGCAACGACTTCTCGACCAGCGACTTCTCCTTCGCCCCGGGCCGTGACGAGGACCACGTGCTGCCGCTGCTGCAGGAGGCCGCCCGGCTCGACCCGTCCCTCGCGGTGGTGCTCAGCCCGTGGAGCGCGCCGGCCGCCATGAAGACCACCGGGTCGCTGGTCGGTGGGTCGCTGCGCCCCGAGGACGCCGGCGCCTACACGGACTACCTGGTCGGCGCGGCCCGCGCCTACCTCGACGCCGGCGTCCCGGTGCGCGGGCTGACCGTGCAGAACGAGCCGAGCTTCTCGCCTGCGTCGTACCCCGGGATGACGCTGGACACCGAGCAGCAGCGCACCCTGCTGCGCGACCACGTGGCGCCGGCCCTGCGACGGGCCGGGCTGCGGTTGCACCTGTGGGCGCTCGACGACAACTTCGACCGCTGGCCGGACGCCGACGCGCTGCTCTCCGACCCGGCCACCCGGCAGGCGGTGTACGGCGTCGCGTTCCACTGCTACCGCGGGGACGTGGCGGCGCTGCGCGAGCTGCGGGACCGGCACCCACGCGTCGCGGTGTCCGTCAGCGAGTGCAGCGGGGGAGCGTGGTCGGGCGGCTTCGCGCGCGAGCTGCGCTACGAGGCGCGCACGATGCTCGTCGGCGCGGTCCGCAACGGCGCGGCCTGGCTGGTGAAGTGGAACCTCGCCCTCGACCCGCGGGGCGGTCCGACGCACGGCGGCTGCCAGGACTGCCGCGGCCTGGTCACGGTGGACCCGGCGACCGGCACGGTCACCCCCAGCCCGACGTACTACGCGTTCGGCCACCTGGGACGGTTCGTCACGCCGGGCGCGCGGGTGATCGGTGCCACCGCCCGCTCCGGCTCGCACCTGGACACCGTGGCGTTCCGGAACCCGGACGGCTCCCACGTGCTGGTCGTCTTCAACGACGGGGGCAGCACGCGGGACGTCCGGGTCGGCACCGGTGACCGGACCTTCGGCTACCGGCTGCCGGCGGGGGCGCTGGCCACGTTCACGTGGTGA
- the cphA gene encoding cyanophycin synthetase, whose translation MSTPSPDLSILETRVYRGANVWSYDKAIHLVVDLGSLEEFPTNTLTGFTDNLLQLLPGLREHSCSRGRRGGFVERLNEGTWLGHVAEHAALALQQEVGHDIRRGKTRSVKGRKGHYNIVYGYVDEQVGIAAARLAVRLVNHLVEADPEFDWDKEREAFILRAERTSFGPSTQAIIDEAVSRDIPWIRLNQHSLVQLGQGVHQKRIRATMTSATSAIAVDVASDKDLTTRLLGAAGLPVPKQESVRTADQAATVAERIGFPVVVKPLDGNHGRGVCLDLKDADDVRAAFPIAKDQSRRGVVIVESYITGRDYRCLIIDGRLAAVAERVPAHVIGDGRSSIEDLVELTNADPRRGVGHEKVLTRIKVDDAAVALLADQGYKLGDVPPAGETVKLTLTGNMSTGGISIDRTFEAHPENVEIAEEAARMVGLDIAGIDFICPDITEPVRETGGAICEVNAAPGFRMHTHPTIGEPQFISKPVVDMLFPPGAPSRIPIVAVTGTNGKTTTSRMISHIFKGMGRKVGMTSTDGVVIDERLVIRSDASGPKSARMVLQNPRVDFGVFEVARGGILREGLGYERNDVAVVLNVQPDHLGLRGIDTVEQLADVKAVIVEAVPRDGHAVLNADDPLVRAMRRKCSGQVVWFSMSEPGSEEREMIDAHCRRGGKALVLEPSERGEMIVVKHGRREMQLAWTHLLPATFGGKARMNVQNALAAAAAAFAAGAPLHDIRQGLRTFSTSYYLSPGRLNEVEVNGVQVIVDYCHNAPGMKALGDFVDRVGESMATTSDLGRPSRIGVIATAGDRRDDDMRELGAIAAQHFDVVVVREDVSLRGRERGATAELVAEGVRASRDAGARCKQLEIVLDEIEAVRHAMSRANPGDLVVVCVDKHPTVMSELENWSNQAQAGSGQTTDGPVGDPDFTT comes from the coding sequence ATGAGCACCCCGTCCCCCGACCTGTCCATCCTCGAGACCCGCGTCTACCGCGGCGCGAACGTCTGGTCCTACGACAAGGCGATCCACCTCGTGGTGGACCTCGGGTCGCTCGAGGAGTTCCCGACCAACACGCTGACGGGCTTCACCGACAACCTGCTGCAGCTGCTGCCCGGCCTGCGGGAGCACTCCTGCTCGCGCGGCCGGCGCGGCGGCTTCGTCGAGCGGCTGAACGAGGGCACCTGGCTGGGTCACGTCGCCGAGCACGCCGCCCTGGCGCTGCAGCAGGAGGTCGGCCACGACATCCGGCGCGGCAAGACCCGCTCGGTGAAGGGCCGGAAGGGCCACTACAACATCGTCTACGGGTACGTCGACGAGCAGGTCGGCATCGCGGCGGCACGGCTCGCCGTCCGCCTGGTGAACCACCTCGTCGAGGCCGACCCGGAGTTCGACTGGGACAAGGAGCGCGAGGCCTTCATCCTGCGCGCCGAGCGCACGTCGTTCGGCCCGTCCACCCAGGCGATCATCGACGAGGCCGTCTCCCGCGACATCCCCTGGATCCGGCTCAACCAGCACTCGCTGGTCCAGCTCGGCCAGGGCGTCCACCAGAAGCGGATCCGCGCGACGATGACGTCGGCCACCAGTGCCATCGCCGTCGACGTGGCCTCCGACAAGGACCTCACCACCCGGCTGCTCGGCGCCGCCGGCCTCCCGGTGCCCAAGCAGGAGTCGGTGCGCACCGCCGACCAGGCCGCCACCGTCGCCGAGCGGATCGGCTTCCCGGTCGTCGTGAAGCCGCTCGACGGCAACCACGGCCGGGGCGTCTGCCTGGACCTCAAGGACGCCGACGACGTCCGCGCGGCGTTCCCGATCGCCAAGGACCAGTCCCGCCGGGGCGTGGTGATCGTGGAGTCCTACATCACCGGGCGCGACTACCGCTGCCTGATCATCGACGGCCGGCTCGCCGCGGTGGCCGAGCGGGTGCCCGCGCACGTGATCGGCGACGGCCGGAGCAGCATCGAGGACCTCGTCGAGCTGACCAACGCCGACCCGCGCCGCGGCGTCGGCCACGAGAAGGTGCTCACCCGGATCAAGGTCGACGACGCAGCGGTCGCGCTGCTCGCCGACCAGGGCTACAAGCTCGGCGACGTGCCGCCCGCCGGCGAGACGGTCAAGCTCACCCTGACCGGCAACATGTCGACCGGCGGCATCTCGATCGACCGCACCTTCGAGGCGCACCCCGAGAACGTCGAGATCGCCGAGGAGGCCGCCCGGATGGTCGGCCTCGACATCGCCGGCATCGACTTCATCTGCCCCGACATCACCGAGCCGGTCCGTGAGACCGGTGGCGCGATCTGCGAGGTGAACGCCGCCCCGGGCTTCCGGATGCACACGCATCCGACCATCGGCGAGCCGCAGTTCATCTCCAAGCCGGTCGTGGACATGCTGTTCCCGCCCGGTGCCCCGAGCCGCATCCCGATCGTGGCCGTCACCGGCACCAACGGCAAGACCACGACGTCGCGGATGATCTCGCACATCTTCAAGGGCATGGGCCGCAAGGTCGGCATGACCTCGACGGACGGCGTGGTCATCGACGAGCGCCTGGTGATCCGCTCGGACGCGTCCGGGCCCAAGTCGGCCCGGATGGTGCTGCAGAACCCGCGCGTGGACTTCGGCGTCTTCGAGGTGGCCCGCGGCGGCATCCTGCGCGAGGGACTCGGCTACGAGCGCAACGACGTCGCCGTGGTGCTCAACGTGCAGCCCGACCACCTCGGCCTGCGCGGCATCGACACCGTCGAGCAGCTCGCGGACGTCAAGGCGGTCATCGTCGAGGCGGTCCCGCGCGACGGTCACGCCGTGCTGAACGCCGACGACCCGCTGGTCCGCGCGATGCGCCGCAAGTGCTCCGGCCAGGTCGTCTGGTTCTCGATGTCCGAGCCCGGCTCGGAGGAGCGCGAGATGATCGACGCGCACTGCCGTCGCGGCGGCAAGGCGCTCGTCCTCGAGCCCAGCGAGCGCGGCGAGATGATCGTGGTCAAGCACGGTCGCCGCGAGATGCAGCTCGCCTGGACCCACCTCCTGCCGGCGACGTTCGGCGGCAAGGCCCGGATGAACGTGCAGAACGCCCTGGCGGCCGCGGCCGCCGCGTTCGCGGCCGGTGCACCCCTGCACGACATCCGGCAGGGCCTGCGGACCTTCTCGACGAGCTACTACCTCTCCCCCGGCCGGCTCAACGAGGTCGAGGTCAACGGGGTGCAGGTCATCGTCGACTATTGCCACAACGCCCCCGGCATGAAGGCGCTCGGCGACTTCGTCGACCGGGTCGGGGAGAGCATGGCGACCACCAGTGACCTGGGCCGGCCGTCGCGGATCGGCGTGATCGCCACCGCCGGCGACCGGCGCGACGACGACATGCGGGAGCTCGGGGCCATCGCGGCCCAGCACTTCGACGTCGTCGTGGTCCGCGAGGACGTGTCGCTGCGCGGCCGCGAGCGCGGCGCCACCGCGGAGCTGGTCGCCGAGGGCGTCCGGGCCAGCCGGGACGCCGGCGCGCGCTGCAAGCAGCTGGAGATCGTCCTCGACGAGATCGAGGCGGTCCGGCACGCGATGTCGCGCGCCAACCCGGGCGACCTCGTGGTGGTCTGCGTCGACAAGCACCCCACGGTGATGTCCGAGCTGGAGAACTGGTCGAACCAGGCCCAGGCCGGCTCCGGGCAGACCACCGACGGCCCGGTGGGCGACCCCGACTTCACCACGTGA
- a CDS encoding cyanophycinase — protein MPAKPTSTDRTPPSGPGPLIAIGGAEDKLGRRTVLKTFLSLAGGRDAKIAVIPTASSLGPEVVEVYDALFRKLGAADVVAARPDSREAAEDPEVVGLLDDVTGIFMTGGNQLKLSAIVNGTAFGEAIKAAHARGVVVGGTSAGASIQSSHMVAFGTGGSTPKQRMTQLAAGLGLIRDVVIDQHFGQRNRYGRLLMLVAQSPGLLGIGVDEDTGAVITEENGAEIMRVVGRGVVTVFDGRNVVSNAHEARRTAPLLASGVQLHVLPAGSAFNLTEKTLVREAPVVDPGEAEELAVAGRDLKRLARDIAAGDISPTVLRRRRARQSAEGDHV, from the coding sequence ATGCCAGCGAAGCCGACATCGACAGACAGGACTCCCCCCTCAGGACCCGGGCCACTCATCGCCATCGGCGGTGCCGAGGACAAGCTCGGCCGCCGGACGGTGCTGAAGACCTTCCTCTCCCTGGCCGGCGGCCGGGACGCCAAGATCGCCGTCATCCCGACCGCGAGCTCGCTGGGGCCCGAGGTCGTCGAGGTGTACGACGCGCTGTTCCGCAAGCTCGGCGCGGCCGACGTCGTCGCCGCCCGGCCGGACAGCCGGGAGGCCGCCGAGGACCCCGAGGTGGTCGGCCTGCTCGACGACGTCACCGGCATCTTCATGACCGGCGGCAACCAGCTCAAGCTCTCCGCGATCGTCAACGGCACCGCGTTCGGCGAGGCCATCAAGGCCGCCCACGCCCGCGGGGTCGTCGTCGGCGGGACCAGCGCCGGTGCCAGCATCCAGAGCTCGCACATGGTCGCGTTCGGCACCGGCGGCTCGACGCCCAAGCAGCGGATGACCCAGCTCGCGGCCGGCCTCGGCCTGATCCGCGACGTGGTCATCGACCAGCACTTCGGGCAGCGCAACCGCTACGGCCGGCTGCTGATGCTGGTCGCCCAGAGCCCGGGCCTGCTCGGCATCGGCGTGGACGAGGACACCGGCGCCGTGATCACCGAGGAGAACGGCGCGGAGATCATGCGCGTCGTGGGCCGCGGCGTGGTCACCGTGTTCGACGGCCGCAACGTCGTGTCGAACGCCCACGAGGCCCGTCGTACCGCTCCCCTGCTCGCCTCCGGGGTCCAGCTGCACGTGCTGCCGGCCGGCTCGGCGTTCAACCTGACCGAGAAGACGCTGGTGCGCGAGGCGCCGGTCGTGGACCCCGGCGAGGCCGAGGAGCTCGCGGTTGCGGGTCGCGACCTCAAGCGGTTGGCTCGGGACATCGCCGCGGGCGACATCTCGCCCACCGTGCTGCGCCGCCGCCGTGCCCGCCAGTCGGCCGAAGGAGATCACGTATGA
- a CDS encoding SixA phosphatase family protein, producing the protein MTDRRRLIVMRHAKAEPFASSDHARTLTDRGLAGARDSGAHLRGLGVAPDYAVVSSAVRTRQTWDAVVEAAGFTDCEVSFDDAVFSGSPDVVLEALRAAPADAGTVMFVGHNPTAGFLVHFLDDGEGDPAALSDLLHGFPPGAVALLDVGVPWADLGPETARVVAFHQPA; encoded by the coding sequence GTGACTGACCGGCGGCGCTTGATCGTGATGCGGCACGCGAAGGCCGAGCCCTTCGCGTCCAGCGACCATGCCCGCACCCTGACCGACCGTGGACTGGCCGGGGCGCGGGACTCCGGGGCGCACCTGCGGGGGCTCGGGGTCGCCCCCGACTACGCGGTGGTGTCCTCCGCGGTGCGCACCCGCCAGACCTGGGACGCGGTCGTCGAGGCGGCCGGCTTCACGGACTGCGAGGTCTCGTTCGACGACGCGGTGTTCTCCGGCAGCCCGGACGTGGTCCTCGAGGCGCTGCGGGCCGCACCGGCCGACGCCGGCACGGTGATGTTCGTGGGCCACAACCCCACGGCCGGGTTCCTGGTGCACTTCCTCGACGACGGCGAGGGCGACCCTGCCGCCCTGTCCGACCTGCTGCACGGCTTCCCGCCCGGGGCCGTCGCGCTGCTCGACGTCGGTGTCCCGTGGGCCGACCTCGGCCCCGAGACCGCCCGGGTCGTCGCCTTCCACCAACCCGCCTGA
- the serB gene encoding phosphoserine phosphatase SerB, translating into MDEDDPKTLLITLTGKDRPGVTSTVFSTLAAFGVEVLDIEQILLRRRLVLGVLVTVPRDWKALRGALERVADDLGMQVDVDRGTGDNRSRPEGRSHVTVLGMPLKPAAVAAIAGRIADTGANIDRIERMARYPVTAIELHVSGADPDRLRVTLAEEAARQSVDVAVQPATLLRHGMRLVVMDVDSTLIQGEVIEMLAAHAGCLDEVTAVTDQAMHGDLDFEESLRARVRLLAGLDASALDLVYDDLELAPGARTLVRTLKRLGYRFAIVSGGFTQVTDRIAADLGIDFAAANELEIVDGRLTGGIVGRVVDRAGKAEALRRFAAEAGVAEGATVAIGDGANDLDMLSAAGLGIAFNAKPVVQRAADTAVNVPYLDSIMYLLGISREEVEAADALDGVTTPEPPLARR; encoded by the coding sequence ATGGACGAAGACGACCCGAAGACCCTGCTCATCACGCTGACCGGCAAGGACCGGCCGGGTGTCACGTCGACGGTCTTCTCGACCCTCGCCGCGTTCGGCGTCGAGGTCCTCGACATCGAGCAGATCCTGCTGCGCCGTCGGCTGGTGCTCGGCGTGCTGGTCACCGTGCCCCGGGACTGGAAGGCGCTGCGCGGCGCGCTGGAGCGGGTCGCCGACGACCTGGGCATGCAGGTGGACGTCGACCGCGGCACCGGTGACAACCGCAGCCGTCCCGAGGGCCGCAGCCACGTGACGGTGCTCGGCATGCCGCTCAAGCCCGCGGCCGTCGCCGCGATCGCCGGGCGGATCGCCGACACCGGGGCGAACATCGACCGGATCGAGCGGATGGCGCGCTACCCGGTCACCGCGATCGAGCTGCACGTCTCCGGCGCCGACCCCGACCGGCTGCGCGTGACGCTCGCCGAGGAGGCTGCGCGCCAGTCGGTCGACGTGGCCGTCCAGCCCGCCACCCTGCTGCGGCACGGCATGCGGCTGGTCGTCATGGACGTCGACTCGACGCTGATCCAGGGCGAGGTCATCGAGATGCTGGCCGCGCACGCCGGCTGCCTCGACGAGGTCACGGCGGTGACCGACCAGGCGATGCACGGCGACCTGGACTTCGAGGAGTCGCTGCGCGCCCGGGTGCGGCTGCTCGCCGGCCTGGACGCGTCCGCGCTGGACCTGGTGTACGACGACCTCGAGCTCGCCCCGGGCGCCCGGACGCTGGTCCGCACCCTGAAGCGGCTGGGCTACCGGTTCGCGATCGTGTCCGGCGGCTTCACCCAGGTCACCGACCGGATCGCGGCCGACCTCGGGATCGACTTCGCCGCGGCCAACGAGCTCGAGATCGTCGACGGCCGGCTGACCGGGGGGATCGTCGGCCGGGTCGTCGACCGGGCCGGCAAGGCGGAGGCGCTGCGCCGCTTCGCCGCCGAGGCCGGCGTGGCCGAGGGGGCCACGGTCGCGATCGGCGACGGCGCCAACGACCTCGACATGCTGTCGGCCGCCGGCCTGGGCATCGCGTTCAACGCCAAGCCGGTCGTGCAGCGGGCCGCCGACACCGCGGTCAACGTCCCCTACCTCGACTCGATCATGTACCTGCTCGGGATCAGCCGCGAGGAGGTCGAGGCCGCCGACGCCCTCGACGGCGTCACCACCCCCGAACCACCCCTGGCGCGGCGCTGA
- a CDS encoding ABC transporter ATP-binding protein gives MDAVLELADVTVRRGQATLIEGIDWTVEEDERWVVLGPNGAGKTTLLQIASAQIHPTSGVAGILGEVLGTVDVFELRPRIGLTSAALAERIPREERVHDVVVSASYGVLGRWREHYDDLDHARAEELLTEVGAGRLTDRTFGTLSEGERKRVQIARALMTDPELLLLDEPAAGLDLGGREDLVSTLSVLAMDLMSPATVLVSHHVEEIPPGFTHALLLREGKVVAAGPMEHVLTEEIISTTFGMPMTLRHEDGRWAARRRARHLNP, from the coding sequence ATGGACGCCGTTCTCGAGCTGGCCGACGTCACGGTGCGTCGCGGGCAGGCCACGTTGATCGAGGGGATCGACTGGACCGTCGAGGAGGACGAGCGCTGGGTGGTCCTGGGGCCCAACGGCGCCGGCAAGACCACCCTGCTGCAGATCGCCTCCGCGCAGATCCACCCGACCTCGGGGGTCGCCGGGATCCTCGGCGAGGTGCTCGGCACCGTCGACGTGTTCGAGCTGCGGCCGCGGATCGGGCTGACCAGCGCGGCCCTGGCCGAGCGGATCCCCCGCGAGGAGCGCGTGCACGACGTGGTGGTCTCCGCCTCCTACGGCGTCCTCGGGCGCTGGCGCGAGCACTACGACGACCTCGACCACGCCCGCGCCGAGGAGCTGCTCACCGAGGTCGGTGCCGGGCGGCTGACCGACCGCACGTTCGGGACCCTGTCCGAGGGCGAGCGCAAGCGGGTGCAGATCGCCCGGGCGCTGATGACCGACCCCGAGCTGCTGCTGCTCGACGAGCCGGCCGCGGGCCTCGACCTGGGCGGACGCGAGGACCTGGTCTCCACCCTGTCGGTGCTCGCGATGGACCTGATGTCGCCGGCGACGGTGCTGGTCTCCCACCACGTCGAGGAGATCCCGCCGGGCTTCACCCACGCCCTGCTGCTGCGCGAGGGCAAGGTGGTCGCGGCCGGCCCGATGGAGCACGTGCTGACCGAGGAGATCATCTCCACGACCTTCGGGATGCCGATGACCCTGCGGCACGAGGACGGCCGCTGGGCGGCGCGTCGACGTGCCCGGCACCTGAACCCCTGA
- a CDS encoding NfeD family protein, protein MNLPDGFDAWAAWLGLAVALGVLELFSLDLILLMLAAGAIVGMLVSLTGVDLWVQVVAAVVASVAALGVVRPSVVKRLHTGPNLVLGHEALVGRQGLVVQEVSSQAGQIRVGGEIWTARPYDDDQVIPVGAKVDIFQIKGATALVHHVPELG, encoded by the coding sequence ATGAACCTCCCGGACGGGTTCGACGCATGGGCGGCCTGGCTCGGCCTGGCTGTCGCCCTCGGCGTGCTCGAGCTGTTCAGCCTGGACCTGATCCTGCTGATGCTCGCCGCCGGCGCCATCGTCGGGATGCTGGTCTCCCTGACCGGCGTGGACCTCTGGGTGCAGGTGGTGGCCGCGGTGGTCGCCTCCGTCGCCGCCCTCGGCGTGGTGCGGCCCAGCGTCGTCAAGCGGCTGCACACCGGCCCGAACCTCGTCCTCGGCCACGAGGCGCTGGTCGGCCGGCAGGGGCTCGTGGTCCAGGAGGTCTCCAGCCAGGCGGGTCAGATCCGCGTCGGCGGCGAGATCTGGACGGCCCGTCCGTACGACGACGACCAGGTCATCCCGGTCGGCGCGAAGGTCGACATCTTCCAGATCAAGGGCGCCACCGCGCTCGTCCACCACGTCCCCGAGCTCGGCTAG
- a CDS encoding SPFH domain-containing protein: MYLLVLFVLIVAFAVAVLAKTIRIVPQARAGIVERFGKYKASLPAGLNVVVPFVDKVRYMIDLREQVVSFPPQPVITEDNLVVSIDTVIYFQVTDPVAATYEIANYIQAVEQLTMTTLRNIVGGMDLEQALTSRDEINNRLRGVLDEATGKWGIRVNRVELKGIDPPPSIKDSMEKQMRADRDKRAAILTAEGQRQSAILTAEGGKQAAILNAEGDRESLILRAQADREARILKAQGEGQAIQTVFQAIHDGRPDQSLLAYQYLQMMPKIAEGSANKVWIVPSEIGKALEGLGSTMNTLSGIPDKVDGPRTRVDMGPAEPDVPMDSALETTHAEVAAAIAAAEASSNLRTPSPSPSSEAAPDPEEPTVQ; the protein is encoded by the coding sequence ATGTACCTACTGGTGCTGTTCGTGCTGATCGTGGCGTTCGCCGTCGCGGTGCTGGCGAAGACCATTCGCATCGTCCCGCAGGCCCGCGCCGGGATCGTCGAGCGGTTCGGCAAGTACAAGGCGAGCCTGCCGGCCGGGCTGAACGTGGTCGTGCCGTTCGTCGACAAGGTGCGCTACATGATCGACCTGCGCGAGCAGGTGGTCTCGTTCCCGCCGCAGCCGGTGATCACCGAGGACAACCTGGTGGTGTCCATCGACACCGTCATCTACTTCCAGGTCACCGACCCGGTCGCCGCGACGTACGAGATCGCGAACTACATCCAGGCGGTCGAGCAGCTGACGATGACCACGCTGCGCAACATCGTCGGCGGCATGGACCTCGAGCAGGCGCTGACCAGCCGCGACGAGATCAACAACCGGCTGCGCGGGGTCCTGGACGAGGCGACCGGCAAGTGGGGGATCCGGGTCAACCGGGTCGAGCTCAAGGGCATCGACCCGCCGCCGTCGATCAAGGACTCGATGGAGAAGCAGATGCGCGCGGATCGCGACAAGCGCGCCGCGATCCTCACCGCCGAGGGCCAGCGGCAGTCCGCGATCCTCACCGCCGAGGGCGGCAAGCAGGCCGCGATCCTGAACGCCGAGGGCGACCGCGAGTCGCTGATCCTGCGCGCCCAGGCCGACCGCGAGGCGCGGATCCTCAAGGCGCAGGGTGAGGGCCAGGCCATCCAGACCGTCTTCCAGGCGATCCACGACGGCCGCCCGGACCAGTCCCTGCTGGCCTACCAGTACCTCCAGATGATGCCGAAGATCGCGGAGGGCAGCGCGAACAAGGTGTGGATCGTGCCCAGCGAGATCGGCAAGGCGCTCGAGGGCCTCGGCTCCACGATGAACACGCTGAGCGGCATCCCGGACAAGGTCGACGGCCCGCGCACCCGCGTGGACATGGGTCCGGCCGAGCCCGACGTGCCGATGGACTCCGCGCTGGAGACCACCCATGCGGAGGTGGCCGCTGCCATCGCGGCCGCCGAGGCGTCCAGCAACCTGCGCACGCCGTCGCCCTCGCCGTCCTCCGAGGCCGCGCCCGACCCCGAGGAGCCCACCGTCCAGTGA